One part of the Podarcis muralis chromosome 3, rPodMur119.hap1.1, whole genome shotgun sequence genome encodes these proteins:
- the AKIRIN2 gene encoding akirin-2, translated as MACGATLKRTLDFDPLLSPASPKRRRCAPLSASAAAASSSSAASFASSPQKYLRMEPSPFGEVSTRLTTEQILYNIKQEYKRMQKRRHLENFQQTDPCCSTDAQSQAFLLTGPALPGTSSAASSPLKKEQPLFTLRQVGMICERLLKEREEKIREEYEEILTTKLAEQYDAFVKFTHDQIMRRYGEQPASYVS; from the exons ATGGCCTGCGGCGCCACCCTAAAAAGGACTCTGGATTTCGACCCGCTCCTGAGCCCGGCCTCGCCGAAGCGGCGGCGCTGCGCCCCTTTGTCCGCTTCGGCGGCcgccgcctcctcttcctccgcggCCTCCTTCGCCTCGTCCCCGCAGAAATACCTGCGCATGGAGCCTTCGCCCTTCGGGGAAGTGTCCACTCGCCTCACCACAG AGCAAATTCTGTACAATATAAAACAGGAGTACAAACGCATGCAGAAGAGGAGACACCTAGAAAACTTTCAGCAAACAGATCCCTGTTGTTCTACTGATGCACAGTCACAAGCATTTCTCCTTACTGGACCAGCTTTGCCAG GTACTTCATCTGCAGCATCATCGCCACTGAAAAAAGAACAGCCCCTCTTTACTCTCAGACAAGTTGGAATGATATGTGAACGCTTGCTCAAAGAACGTGAAGAGAAAATCCGTGAAGAGTATGAAGAAATTTTGACCACAAAACTTGCAG AACAGTATGACGCATTTGTGAAGTTCACGCATGACCAGATCATGCGACGATATGGAGAACAGCCTGCAAGTT atGTTTCATGA